The following proteins are encoded in a genomic region of Bernardetia sp. MNP-M8:
- a CDS encoding argininosuccinate synthase domain-containing protein produces the protein MSQNKSSKSNKVLLAFSGGLDTSYCIKYLIHEKNLEVHTAIVNTGGFSEEELQAIEQKAIDLGSFHHTTLEVTKEYYDKIIKYLIFGNVLRNNTYPLSVSAERTYQAIALANYATKIEADYIAHGSTGAGNDQVRFDLVFQLIAPQIEILTPIREQKLSREQEVAYLKSHGVELDWEKAKYSINKGLWGTSVGGAETLTSHKPLPEEAYPSQLVNNGNETVTLEFENGEICGINNKKMNPVKVIQTLEDIANKYAIGRDTHVGDTIIGIKGRVGFEAAAASIIIKAHHTLEKHTLSKWQMYWKEQLSNWYGMFIHESQYFEPVMRNIETFLEDSQKNVTGKVFVELAPYRFVIEGIESDFDLMKSDFGEYGEMNKNWSGDDVKGFTKILGNSLQIFNQVQNKVQTKAQNKAQQKQQKNGK, from the coding sequence ATGTCTCAAAATAAATCAAGCAAATCTAATAAAGTCCTTCTTGCTTTTAGTGGAGGTTTAGATACTTCTTATTGTATCAAATATTTAATTCACGAAAAAAATCTTGAAGTACATACAGCAATCGTAAATACAGGAGGTTTTTCAGAAGAAGAACTTCAAGCTATCGAACAAAAAGCTATCGATTTAGGCTCGTTTCATCACACAACTTTAGAAGTAACCAAAGAATATTATGACAAAATTATTAAGTATTTAATCTTTGGAAACGTACTTCGGAATAATACCTATCCATTGTCAGTAAGTGCAGAAAGAACCTATCAAGCCATTGCATTAGCAAACTATGCGACCAAAATAGAAGCCGATTATATTGCACACGGAAGCACAGGCGCAGGAAACGACCAAGTGCGTTTTGATTTAGTTTTTCAATTAATTGCTCCTCAAATAGAAATTTTGACACCGATTAGAGAGCAAAAACTTTCAAGAGAACAAGAAGTGGCTTATCTAAAATCGCATGGCGTTGAATTAGATTGGGAAAAAGCAAAATATTCTATCAATAAAGGACTTTGGGGAACAAGCGTAGGAGGTGCAGAAACGCTCACTTCTCACAAACCACTTCCAGAAGAAGCCTACCCAAGTCAGCTTGTAAATAATGGAAATGAAACAGTTACTTTAGAATTCGAAAACGGAGAAATTTGTGGTATCAATAATAAAAAAATGAACCCTGTAAAAGTCATTCAAACACTAGAAGATATAGCAAATAAATATGCAATCGGAAGAGATACGCACGTAGGAGATACGATTATTGGAATAAAAGGAAGAGTTGGTTTTGAGGCAGCAGCAGCAAGTATTATCATAAAAGCACATCATACTTTAGAAAAACACACGCTTTCAAAATGGCAAATGTATTGGAAAGAACAGCTAAGTAATTGGTACGGAATGTTTATTCACGAATCGCAATATTTTGAGCCAGTTATGCGAAATATCGAAACATTTTTAGAGGATTCTCAAAAGAATGTTACAGGAAAAGTGTTTGTTGAGTTAGCTCCTTATCGTTTTGTAATTGAAGGAATTGAGTCAGATTTCGACTTAATGAAATCGGATTTTGGAGAGTATGGAGAAATGAACAAAAATTGGTCTGGAGATGATGTGAAAGGATTTACAAAAATTCTAGGAAATTCGCTTCAAATTTTTAATCAAGTACAAAATAAGGTTCAAACCAAAGCTCAAAATAAAGCACAGCAAAAACAACAAAAAAATGGAAAATAA
- a CDS encoding Sir2 family NAD-dependent protein deacetylase, whose product MEIKILQTITNWLKEANAIVITAGAGMGVDSGLADYRGKEGGQWGKVETETKKTVFETVNPAAFLENPAYSWDLFGKRMEEYENTQPHQGFYILKKWTQKFDLDYFVITSNIDSHFQKAGFEEEKIRELHGSLAYFQSSDNKLSDKIWKNELTGKQIQLGTYDNRFPMCPHSKVMARPNVYMFRDDTFVNTRTKAQEENFQKFLDKNKGKNIVVFEIGSGPHVQAVRMKTRFLKTNYDAKIVRINPKDFKIKAPHIGIDTGALKALNEIDLFVEGE is encoded by the coding sequence ATGGAAATAAAAATCTTACAAACTATCACAAATTGGCTCAAAGAAGCTAATGCCATCGTCATTACAGCAGGCGCAGGAATGGGTGTAGATTCTGGATTGGCAGATTATCGTGGAAAAGAGGGAGGACAATGGGGAAAAGTAGAAACTGAAACTAAAAAAACAGTTTTTGAAACCGTTAATCCTGCTGCATTTTTAGAAAACCCTGCTTATAGTTGGGATTTGTTTGGGAAACGAATGGAAGAATACGAAAATACGCAGCCACATCAAGGCTTTTATATTTTGAAAAAATGGACTCAAAAATTTGATTTAGACTATTTTGTCATTACTTCAAATATTGATTCTCACTTTCAAAAAGCTGGTTTTGAGGAAGAAAAAATTAGAGAATTACATGGTTCGTTGGCTTATTTTCAAAGCAGTGATAACAAACTATCTGATAAAATTTGGAAAAATGAATTGACAGGAAAGCAAATTCAATTAGGAACTTATGATAATCGTTTTCCGATGTGTCCTCATTCGAAAGTTATGGCTCGCCCAAATGTCTATATGTTTAGAGATGATACGTTTGTAAATACTCGTACAAAAGCACAAGAAGAAAATTTCCAAAAATTCTTAGATAAAAACAAAGGAAAAAATATAGTTGTTTTTGAGATTGGTTCAGGTCCTCATGTACAGGCTGTCAGAATGAAAACACGCTTTTTGAAAACTAATTATGATGCAAAAATTGTACGTATTAATCCAAAAGATTTCAAGATAAAAGCTCCTCATATTGGAATTGATACAGGTGCTTTAAAGGCTTTGAATGAAATTGACTTATTCGTAGAAGGGGAATAA
- a CDS encoding GNAT family N-acetyltransferase — translation MVSIVVADASHQQYGSLLCQMIEEAAKARGTGIAKRDPIYIQQKMQEGKAIIAFDNQTGQETDKKVVGFCYIETWQDQKYVVNSGLIVHPDYRKTGLAKSIKKAIFELSKKKYPDAKLFGITTSLAVMKINSDLGYKPVTFSELTQDDAFWKGCQSCVNYDILQRNERKLCLCTGMMCDLATYKAPSKPEEKRQKWENFVRFLKLRSLRLQRKISIFPRLKDVIYHENKSK, via the coding sequence ATGGTATCAATAGTAGTTGCTGATGCAAGCCATCAGCAGTATGGTTCTTTGCTATGTCAAATGATTGAGGAAGCAGCCAAAGCCCGAGGAACAGGAATTGCCAAACGTGACCCAATTTATATTCAGCAAAAAATGCAAGAAGGAAAAGCAATTATAGCTTTTGACAATCAAACAGGGCAAGAAACAGACAAAAAAGTAGTCGGTTTCTGTTATATCGAAACGTGGCAAGACCAAAAATATGTTGTCAATTCGGGTTTGATTGTTCATCCAGATTATCGAAAAACAGGTTTAGCCAAATCTATCAAAAAGGCAATTTTTGAACTCTCTAAGAAAAAATATCCTGATGCAAAACTATTTGGAATTACGACAAGTCTAGCTGTCATGAAAATCAATTCTGATTTAGGCTACAAACCTGTTACTTTTTCCGAACTCACACAAGATGACGCATTTTGGAAAGGCTGTCAAAGTTGTGTCAATTACGATATTTTGCAACGCAATGAACGAAAATTATGCCTCTGTACAGGTATGATGTGCGATTTGGCTACTTACAAAGCTCCTTCAAAACCTGAAGAAAAACGACAAAAATGGGAAAATTTTGTCCGTTTTCTCAAACTTCGTAGCCTTCGTCTACAACGCAAAATCAGCATATTTCCAAGACTTAAAGATGTAATCTATCATGAAAACAAATCAAAATAA